The sequence below is a genomic window from Desulfobotulus mexicanus.
GAATCGTAATCTTTCCATTGTGGCGCTGATTCTGGTTTTTGGTATTGGTGGCATGAGTTTTTCTGCGGGTCAGTTTTCTCTGGAGGGTATCGGCCTTGCCGCTATTCTGGGGATTATGCTGAACCTTCTTTTGCCCAGGGCAAGGTAGTCTGGGGCTGTTTGCATGCTTAAGGTATACTGCACTGTCATTTTTGAAACAAAGTGATGAACCTTCCTTAATGACCTTAACGACCTTAAAGTCCTTAACGACAATACCCACGACCAGCCTCAACGCCATAAAGGAGCAGGTAGGGCAGGCCCCTGTGCCTGCCCTAGGGTATAGGTTCCATGTTCAGGCAGGAGATACTTCTGCCTGAACATGCCTTTTTTTTATCTGGCCATGATATCCTGGAAGGGGTTTTGGGGAAGGCCTGTATAAATCTGTCTGGGACGGCTGATGCGCTGGGAAGGATCTTCCATGCTTTCTTTCCACTGGGCAATCCATCCGGGCAGACGTCCTATGGCAAACATTACAGGGAACATGTTGGTGGGGATTCGCATGGCCCTTAAGACAATGCCGGAATAAAAATCCACATTGGGATAGAGGTTGTGATCCACAAAGTAGGGGTCTGTCAGGGCCACCTCTTCCAGCTTCTTGGCAATATCCAGCAGTGGATCTTCTATCTTTAGTTTTTCAAGTATTTTATCGCACATCTTTTTAATGATTTTGGCCCTTGGATCATAGGTTTTGTACACCCTGTGACCGAAACCCATGAGACGGAAGGAATCTTTTCTGTCCTTGGCCCGCCTGATGACTTCATCAATGGTGACACCCTCTTTGAGGATCTTTTCCAGCATTTCAATCACCGCCTGATTGGCTCCTCCATGCAGAGGTCCCCATAGGGCTGAAACTCCTGCTGAAATGGAAGCATAAAGGGGAGCCTTGCTGGATCCCACAAGCCTTACTGCGGATGTGGAGCAGTTCTGTTCATGGTCTGCGTGGAGTATCAGGAATACATTGAGGGCACGGACCAGATCTTCATCCACAATATAGGGGTGAACAGGGCTGTCAAACATCATGTTCAGAAAATTGGCACAGTAGGAAAGGTCGTGCCTGGGGTATACCACCTTTTCTCCCCTGGACATGCGGTAGGATATGGCCGCCATGGTGCGGACCTTGGAAAGCAGATAAAGAAAGTGGATGTTGATGTCTTCTTCCCCCATATCCGGATAAAAGCTTTTTAGTGCCATTATCATACCGGAAAGGATACCCATGGGGTGGGATGCTCTGGGGAAATTCTGGAAAAAAACCTGCATGCTTTCATGGACCATGGAAAAATCATTGAGCAGCACACGGGTTCTGTTCAGTTCGTCAAGGCTGGGGAGGTGACCGTTTATCAGAAGATATGCCGTTTCAATAAAGGTGGCTTTTTCCGCCAGATCTTCGATGGGAATGCCCCTGTATCTGAGAATACCCTTTTCTCCGTCCATGAAGGTAATGGCGGAAGCACAGCTGCCTGTATTGCCAAATCCCGGATCATAGGTGATATAACCAGTTTTCTGTCGAAGGGAGCTGATATCAAAGGCCTTTTCCCCCTCTGTGCCTACAATGACGGGAAGCTCGTATTCTTTTCCCTCTATGATCAGTTTTACGGTTTCGCTCATATATTTTCCTTTTTAGAAAGGTTGCGTGTGTTACGGAATTGTTAAAACCAGAACACAGGGTCTGCTTTGAACTGGACAATATACGGCCTTGGGTTATGCGGGTCAAGGAGGGTATTTTGTTTTTTTGAGGCGTTTCAGGCTCCCATCTTTTTTTGTTGGAAAAAGTATGGGAGCTTTTAAAGCTTTATGCAGGAGAAGATATAAAATTTAAAATGGCCTGATTCACTGCCAGAGGTGTTTCCAGAGGAGAAAGGTGGCCTGCTCCTTCAATGCATTCCATCAGGGAACCGGGGATATGCTCTTTAAGATAGTGACCGTATTTCACCGGGGAAAGCTGGTCATCGGATGCCGTAAGTATGAGGACGGGAGCTGTGATCCGGTGCAGCCGTTCCATGATGTCAAAGCCGTCGCAGGCCCTGAAGTCTTTGCAGATGGTTTCTGGATTGTCTGTGGATGCGGCATCCAGAAGGGGTTTT
It includes:
- a CDS encoding citrate synthase, translated to MSETVKLIIEGKEYELPVIVGTEGEKAFDISSLRQKTGYITYDPGFGNTGSCASAITFMDGEKGILRYRGIPIEDLAEKATFIETAYLLINGHLPSLDELNRTRVLLNDFSMVHESMQVFFQNFPRASHPMGILSGMIMALKSFYPDMGEEDINIHFLYLLSKVRTMAAISYRMSRGEKVVYPRHDLSYCANFLNMMFDSPVHPYIVDEDLVRALNVFLILHADHEQNCSTSAVRLVGSSKAPLYASISAGVSALWGPLHGGANQAVIEMLEKILKEGVTIDEVIRRAKDRKDSFRLMGFGHRVYKTYDPRAKIIKKMCDKILEKLKIEDPLLDIAKKLEEVALTDPYFVDHNLYPNVDFYSGIVLRAMRIPTNMFPVMFAIGRLPGWIAQWKESMEDPSQRISRPRQIYTGLPQNPFQDIMAR